GGTGGGTCGAAAATGACCCACTCTACATTGAATTATTATCAATAAATTACGCTTGAAATTCACTCTCGAGAACTGACATCACGATGATGTCCTGATAGGCGCCTTGGGTGAAGAAGCATTCGCGCAGGCGGCCTTCTTCAACAAAGCCGAGTTTGCGGTACAGGCCCGCCGCGCGTTCGTTAAACGCGAACACCTGCAAACACACGCGATGCAGATTGAGTTCAGCAAAACAATAGCGTACCAATGTTAAAAACGCGTCTTTGCCATAGCCTTTACCCTGGTGCGAGGGGTCGAGGTGGATGCCGATTTCGGCCTGTCGGTTTTTGTGGTCGAGGTCTTTGAGCAAGACGTAGCCCACCGCCTCCTGCTGTTTGGCGTCAACAATAAACACTTTCGTACGCGACGTTGCGTACGCTTGATACCATTTGTTTTGTTCAATATCGGAAACCGGCAGGTCGCTGAAATGCAGCCCCATCAATTCGGGATGATTGCGCCAAGCGCGCAGACGCTCTACGTCACGTTCTTCGATGGCGCGTAATGTGGTGATCTCGCCGCAAATCATAGTCAGGCCTTTTCGTTGAACGTCAACACCGTGTGTATGACATACTCGACTTGCTCGTCGGTCATATCGGGGAACATCGGCAGGCTGAGGATGCGCTTCCAAATTTCTTCGGCGATGGGACAGCGCGCGCCGCGACCGGCGTAGTAGG
This Candidatus Hinthialibacter antarcticus DNA region includes the following protein-coding sequences:
- a CDS encoding GNAT family protein, whose amino-acid sequence is MICGEITTLRAIEERDVERLRAWRNHPELMGLHFSDLPVSDIEQNKWYQAYATSRTKVFIVDAKQQEAVGYVLLKDLDHKNRQAEIGIHLDPSHQGKGYGKDAFLTLVRYCFAELNLHRVCLQVFAFNERAAGLYRKLGFVEEGRLRECFFTQGAYQDIIVMSVLESEFQA